In Tumebacillus amylolyticus, the genomic stretch TCCAACCAATCCCTATCGCCAGAACTCCAAGTGACAATGCAAGAGTAATGAGTTTGCTTGTACGTTGCAACAAGTACACCTCTTTTATTTGGTATTAGAAATTAGAATTCAACAAATAAATGGATATTCCTGTATTTTCGCTATGTAATCCCAAGACAGGCTGTGGGTAGAGTTTGAGGAGGTGTTTCGGGGTGCGTGCAAATGGTGGATTGTGCGTGGTGAGGTGGATGCCCTTCGTTTTCATTTTCTCTAGCGTCTCGGCCCTTGCATGGAGGAGCATGACGCAGGCTTCTCGGTAGTCTCCCTGATCGGCGCGAAGTCGGGCGAGGGTGGAGATGTCGTCGGCGGGGAGATTGGTTTTGGTATGTAGTTGGGTAGCTTCCATGCGATTGCGCCGGGCTTCGACCCGGTGGTGGTGCAGGTCTTGCAAATGCCGGGCACGGTCTGCGTAGTGGATCGCTTTGGTGTAGATCCCCTTTTGGTGAAACTCTTTCGCGAGGTGGAGGCAGGTCTTGGCTTGGTCGAGGAGAGAAGGTCTGGAACCGGCAGACGGTGCCGCCAGATTGACCAGTTCGAGGGCTCGGTCCGTTTGCCCGAGCTTGTCGTGTGCCTCTGCGAGAGTAAGCAACAGGGAGTTCGTGAAGTCGAGATCGGGATGCTCCTGCGTCGTGAGGATCGCGACGGCCTTCTCGAAAACCGGAATGGCTTTGTCATAGCGCTTGGCTTGCGTCAGGAGGAGTCCCTGCGCTTCCAGCAACCGTGCCTGCAAGTCCGGGTCTTCGGGAACACCCGCCGCCCGCAGCAGTTGCTCGGCCTCCGCGAGCTTCCCGAGATGGAGGTAGCAATGGACCAAGTCCACCAGCAAGGGGATGGAATCTCCATAGGTGCCGCGGGCGTTCAGCAAGTCTTGGAGATAATGCATGGCATGGGTGTACTTGCGTGCCCCCATGTACGCCTTGGCGAGGAAGTAGGAGAGAGTACCGGCCGAGTGTTTTTTGTTCTCGAAAAAAAAGTTCACGTCGACCTTCAGGCGTTTTGCCACTTCGGTCAGCAGGTCAAGAGACGGTCTCGCCTTGCCTGTTTCCACTTGGGAGATCATGCTCGCGGTACACAATCCCCGCGCCAAGTCCCCCTGTGTCAGACCTCGGATCTCGCGCAACTCCTTAATGAGAGTGCCGAGCACGACCAAGTCCTTTAAGCTTGAAGAGTTTGCGAGACGGTTCATGGTCTACCTCCTTGCCGGGGTGGCTTTGTGGGTCGTGTTCTACGATTTCAAAGATGTCGTCGAAGTTGCAGTCCAAGACGGCGCAGATCATCTTGGCATTGGGGGCGCTGACGTTGCGGGTGCCGTTTTCCACTTGGGAGAGGAACGCGCTGCTGAGTTGGGTTTGCTCCCCGAGACTTCGTTGGGTGAAGCCGGCGATGGCTCGGGTTTTTTTGAGGTTCGGTTTTTTGGCTTTGATAAGCATGGGGGGTGTCCTCCGGTGGAAGGTGGGTGGTTGGGGAGGGAAGTGAGTTCATGTAATCGCCACCTTTTGTTATTGTTGATGCTGGTTATGTTTATTTATTGCTGTGAAAATAATAAACCACCTCTGGGCGTGAGAGGTGGTTTTAGTCTGTAAGTAAGTTGCCGTATCGGAAAAAATCCAACTGGAAATTGGTTGTCGCTTGATGAATTGGGCAACAAAAAAAGCCCTCGTCAGGGAGTGACGAGGGCGAGGGGTGTTATTTGTATGCTGAGATGTGTAACGGATCTACCGGAATTGTTT encodes the following:
- a CDS encoding tetratricopeptide repeat protein; protein product: MNRLANSSSLKDLVVLGTLIKELREIRGLTQGDLARGLCTASMISQVETGKARPSLDLLTEVAKRLKVDVNFFFENKKHSAGTLSYFLAKAYMGARKYTHAMHYLQDLLNARGTYGDSIPLLVDLVHCYLHLGKLAEAEQLLRAAGVPEDPDLQARLLEAQGLLLTQAKRYDKAIPVFEKAVAILTTQEHPDLDFTNSLLLTLAEAHDKLGQTDRALELVNLAAPSAGSRPSLLDQAKTCLHLAKEFHQKGIYTKAIHYADRARHLQDLHHHRVEARRNRMEATQLHTKTNLPADDISTLARLRADQGDYREACVMLLHARAETLEKMKTKGIHLTTHNPPFARTPKHLLKLYPQPVLGLHSENTGISIYLLNSNF
- a CDS encoding helix-turn-helix domain-containing protein, giving the protein MLIKAKKPNLKKTRAIAGFTQRSLGEQTQLSSAFLSQVENGTRNVSAPNAKMICAVLDCNFDDIFEIVEHDPQSHPGKEVDHEPSRKLFKLKGLGRARHSH